The proteins below are encoded in one region of Lactuca sativa cultivar Salinas chromosome 3, Lsat_Salinas_v11, whole genome shotgun sequence:
- the LOC111880198 gene encoding probable galacturonosyltransferase 14, whose amino-acid sequence MQLHFSPSMRSITISSSNGFIKLMKIKVAARHISYRTLFHTILILAFLLPFVFILTAIVTLEGVNKCSSIDCLGRRLGPKLLRRGDDSGKLVSELYNLLNQVNSVEVQDDVKLPDNFTHLVTEMKSNKYDAKEFAVILKQMMERSEKEIKESKFSEVMNKHIAASSIPKSLHCLSLRLTDEYSSNAHARRQLPSPDLLPLLSSTSHHHFILSTDNILAASVVVNSAIQSSSSPEKIVFHVITDKKTYAGMHSWFALNSPSPAIVEVKGVHQFDFLTRDNVPVIEAVESDDGVRGYYHNGNHVSREEFRGNLGISPRVFASKLQARSPKYISVLNHLRIYLPELFPTLEKVVFLDDDIVIQRDLSPLWDVDLGGKVNGAVETCKGEDTWVMSKRFKNYFNFSHPLISKHLDPQECAWAYGMNIFDLKTWRTTNIKQTYHTWLKQNLKSNLTLWRLGTLPPALIAFRGHVHGIDQSWHMLGLGYQNKTNIENVKKAAVIHYNGQSKPWLEIGFGHLRPFWSKYVNYSNDFVKSCHILE is encoded by the exons ATGCAGCTACACTTCTCACCTAGTATGAGAAGTATAACGATATCGAGCAGCAATGGATTTATTAAATTGATGAAGATCAAGGTCGCAGCTCGTCATATTTCATACCGTACTCTGTTTCATACCATCCTCATTCTCGCGTTCTTGTTGCCATTCGTTTTCATCCTCACTGCCATTGTTACCCTTGAAGGTGTCAACAAGTGCTCCTCAATTG ATTGTTTAGGAAGGCGTTTGGGACCAAAGCTTCTTAGGAGGGGTGATGATTCAGgg AAGCTTGTTAGTGAACTTTACAATCTTCTTAATCAAGTGAACTCTGTAGAAGTCCAAGATGATGTAAAACTCCCTGATAACTTCACACATCTTGTCACAGAAATGAAAAGCAACAAATATGATGCAAAAGAATTTGCTGTTATATTGAAACAAATG ATGGAAAGATCCGAAAAGGAGATTAAAGAATCAAAATTTTCAGAAGTAATGAACAAACACATTGCAGCAAGTTCAATCCCAAAATCTCTCCACTGTCTTTCCCTCCGTTTAACCGATGAATATTCCTCCAACGCCCATGCAAGGCGGCAGTTACCCTCACCGGACCTCCTCCCGCTCCTCTCCTCCACCTCCCACCACCACTTTATTCTCTCAACCGACAACATCCTGGCGGCATCAGTGGTGGTCAACTCTGCCATCCAGTCATCTTCTTCACCTGAAAAAATCGTCTTTCATGTCATCACTGATAAGAAAACATATGCAGGAATGCATTCATGGTTTGCTTTGAATTCTCCATCTCCTGCCATTGTTGAAGTCAAGGGTGTTCATcagtttgactttttgaccagaGACAATGTTCCTGTTATTGAAGCTGTGGAGAGTGATGATGGGGTTAGGGGTTATTATCATAATGGGAATCATGTTTCAAGGGAGGAGTTTAGGGGTAATTTGGGGATTTCACCGAGGGTATTTGCGTCCAAGTTGCAGGCGAGAAGTCCGAAGTATATTTCGGTGTTGAATCATCTTCGCATTTATTTGCCAGAG CTGTTCCCAACCCTTGAAAAAGTGGTGTTTTTAGACGATGACATTGTGATACAACGTGACTTATCTCCACTTTGGGATGTTGACCTTGGTGGAAAAGTCAACGGAGCAGTTGAAACATGTAAAGGTGAAGACACATGGGTCATGTCTAAACGCTTTAAAAACTACTTCAACTTTTCTCACCCATTAATCTCAAAACACTTAGACCCTCAAGAATGCGCATGGGCTTATGGGATGAATATTTTTGACTTAAAAACATGGAGAACCACTAATATTAAACAAACCTACCACACTTGGTTAAAACAG aaTTTGAAGTCGAATTTGACATTATGGAGACTTGGGACACTTCCTCCAGCTTTAATTGCGTTTAGAGGTCATGTTCATGGGATTGACCAATCATGGCATATGTTGGGGTTAGGCTACCAAAACAAAACTAACATTGAAAATGTAAAAAAAGCGGCTGTGATCCACTACAATGGTCAATCTAAACCATGGTTAGAAATAGGATTCGGACATCTTCGCCCTTTTTGGTCTAAATACGTTAACTACTCCAATGATTTTGTCAAGAGTTGTCATATCTTGGAGTAG
- the LOC111880202 gene encoding BAG family molecular chaperone regulator 8, chloroplastic: MQLHKTQCSFCLIPLFPKYRFPILPMASNHHHHHHQCHCQPPNPTPPTTTCYCTMCYTTTHYPSPPPPPPDPVAHCFSSHLRHHPPPQTNLHAPPQNHHNIHTQHHDYYPPPPPADIHKKHQLFQKYVQQENVQENPRSVDSTVSSLIQRIAALESSLRRRKQSPGSSSLRNAAARTIQIHFRAFLVRRSVTLRHLKDLACIKSALNNLKASVSNKTHFDFHLLSRESMNLLIKLDAIQGSDPMIRDGKRSISRELIRFMEFIDEISTESRVISVKNIRFSKNGKQSVILQREHKIRASGSRALGDDRDERKSSENLRTQIKKPNRVSSVPKAEEEKVEIFEVENPRKHGVSQSRIGCLVKNQPKVKKNVSFDEKGNVYRVINRKHSPVSSGESDSSNGDDEEVEEIGVSSKEPEIEEEDSSEMSENEMDPRKNLGTRIHNTTNKNQPDQEGDEEEEEEEEEEEEEEDSFVFSAPLPAKMEYRVDSANNKQTVKR, from the exons ATGCAACTGCATAAAACCCAATGCTCCTTCTGTCTTATACCTCTTTTTCCCAAATATAGATTCCCCATCCTCCCAATGGcctccaaccaccaccaccaccaccaccaatgcCACTGCCAGCCACCCAATCCCACCCCACCGACCACCACCTGCTACTGCACCATGTGTTACACCACCACTCATTATCCTTCTCCACCGCCTCCTCCACCAGACCCCGTGGCCCATTGCTTTTCCTCCCACCTCCGCCACCATCCCCCTCCTCAAACTAATCTCCACGCGCCGCCGCAGAACCACCACAACATCCATACCCAGCACCACGACTACTATCCTCCGCCTCCTCCCGCTGACATCCATAAAAAACATCAGCTTTTTCAAAAGTACGTTCAACAAGAAAATGTTCAAGAAAATCCACGATCAGTTGATTCAACTGTTTCCTCCCTTATCCAACGCATCGCCGCCCTCGAATCCTCCCTTCGCCGCCGCAAACAGTCTCCGGGATCATCCTCTCTCCGTAACGCTGCTGCCCGTACTATACAAATCCACTTCAGAGCATTTCTTGTACGGAGATCCGTAACCCTACGCCATTTAAAGGATCTCGCCTGTATCAAATCAGCTCTCAATAACCTTAAAGCATCGGTTTCCAATAAAACCCACTTTGATTTTCACCTCCTTTCTCGCGAATCCATGAACTTGCTCATCAAGCTCGATGCTATTCAG GGTAGTGATCCGATGATTAGAGATGGTAAACGATCAATTAGCCGAGAACTGATTCGATTCATGGAGTTCATTGATGAAATCTCCACAGAAAGCCGTGTAATTTCAGTCAAGAATATCCGATTCAGTAAAAATGGTAAGCAATCTGTGATCTTACAGCGGGAGCACAAAATCAGGGCTTCTGGTTCTAGAGCTTTAGGTGATGATCGTGACGAAAGAAAATCTTCTGAAAATCTGAGAACACAAATAAAAAAACCCAACAGGGTTTCTTCAGTTCCCAAGGCGGAAGAAGAAAAAGTAGAAATCTTTGAGGTCGAAAACCCTAGAAAACATGGCGTTTCCCAAAGTAGAATTGGGTGTTTGGTGAAAAATCAACCTAAAGTGAAGAAAAATGTAAGCTTTGATGAAAAAGGCAATGTTTATAGAGTAATTAACAGAAAACATAGCCCTGTTTCAAGTGGCGAGAGTGATAGCAGTAATGGCGATGATGAAGAAGTCGAAGAAATTGGAGTTTCTTCAAAAGAACCTGAAATCGAAGAAGAAGATTCTTCAGAAATGAGTGAAAATGAGATGGATCCAAGAAAGAATTTGGGAACCAGAATCCATAATACAACCAACAAGAATCAGCCTGATCAAGaaggtgatgaagaagaagaagaagaagaagaagaagaagaagaagaagaagatagtttTGTATTTTCTGCTCCATTGCCTGCAAAAATGGAGTACCGAGTTGACTCGGCAAACAATAAGCAGACTGTAAAACGTTAG